TGGATTCCGTCTAAAAATAAGTGTGATATATGTTTGGAAGCCCGCACTATTATTGATGTGAGTTTTATTTTTTAGACAGCTATTTTGCATATTTAAAGAATCATTCTGCACACTGTGTGCAACTACTTTAATCCATCTGTACATAAATCGGCTGTAAGGAGCATGACAGCCTCTGATGATTGCATTGGCATCCATCAGTCCGTCCTGATTTTTTGTGCCTGAACGATTTTAGGTCGGGAAGGCAGCCTTCCAGGGATGCTTCCAGTAAAATTGATTCTTTGAAAATAGGGGCAGACAACTAATGACGGTTTTCACCATCTGCTAGGAAGGACTGGACATGTGATTTCATGTCACTGCTTTCTGAGCACGGCATCGAAACCGTCGTGGACATCTGCCAGATGCCCCTGTCCCGCAAGCTTGGCTTCTCGAAGAAAGCGTTGGCCAATGTGCTCAACCTCTCCGGCATTGAGTACGTCCACATAGTCGAACTGGGCTGCCCGAGGTCGCTGCGTGACGACTATCGTGCCGATGGCGATTGGAAGCGGTACACGACGAGTTTTCTCAGGTATCTGAAAACGCAGAAAGACGCTATCGTCGATCTGGTCAATTTGGTGCAGTCCTCAACCTGTGCGTTGCTGTGCTATGCGGCCGATTTCAATTTCTGCCACCGCTCAATGGTGGCTGATGCCGTCCGTAAGCAGTGTGGTGTGGCAGTCGAGCACATCCCGGTCAAAGCAACGACATTTGCCGGTCTTCAGCTCGCTTTCTCTTAGGCGGGTAGAACAAACTGATGATCAGCCACTTGTCTTGAAACCGGTGTTGATTGCCCATCAGAAACATCAAATCCTTGTTAATGAGGTCACTTTCCAGCTTGGCGCGGAACTTGTCTTTCCAACCTGTTGTGCAGTGCTTACGGTACATATTCCAGAACAGGACGCCCGCCTCCCAATCGACGATCTTATGCTTGTGCTCCTTCTGGAGGTCCGGCATGTCGCACACGTAGGAGTAGTAGAAGTCGAACGGTACCTTGCGTAGTTCCGTCACCTGCTGCTTGGCCTGCACTTCGGAAAATAAGTTGCCCTGCATCTGGGCGCGCATCAGCTTTTCTTTCTCTTCGTCCGTCCAATCCTTGTTACGCGCGTCCTTGATCTCAGATCTCAATGCCAAGGACTTTCTTCGGACGTAACGAGGCAATTGACACTCCTTTATCCTTGCGGGTCAGATCCATTTCGTCGTAGCTGCTGAAGGTGGGTATCTTGTCTATCCACTCCCGGCGTTCGAGGTCGTGACTGTCTCTTTTACCTCTAGCATGCCGATGTCCACCTTGTGGCTTTCGGGGCGGTGATCCACTGCTGCCTTTTCGACGCCGACCTCAATCCACTGCCATTTCTTGAACTGCTGATCCTGTTCAATCATCCGGAATGGCACCGGATACAAGCGGTGCATCACGCCATCTTGATTGATTCCCGCTACACAGGAGGTTTCGACGTGCTTGGTGAAGGCTAGGTCTTCGCCAGAATCAGGATGTGTTCACGTCGAACGAGCGCTATCCCTTGCCTCCCCCGTCTTGGATGTTGCATTTAGAGCGTTGCTTTTGGTATTGCGGCGGCGTATTTCGTAGGAGTGTGGTTGATAGACGATCATGAACGTGTTTGCTGCGTGTGACTTCTGACGTCACTCAGAGTGTTTCGAAACAGTTTTTGACGACGTTCTTGCGGACCTTATCCGGATGCCAGATTCTTCCGTTCATCGCGATATACACGCCTGACGATAGCGACTGTAAGGCACCGATTGCGCAACCGATGTTGAACTGGGCATCCGAGCCGTGAAAACGCGCTGGGTTTAGCGCGCCTGTGATCACGATGGTTTTGTTTGGGATCGATTGCAGCCGCTTGCCGGTTTCTACCATTGAATCGGTGCCGTGGGTAATCAGCACGTGCTGGCAGGCTTGTTTGGCGATCGTGCTGTGGATTAACTCGCGGTCGGCTTCAACCATGTGCAGCGAGTCCTTGCGCATGATTGGAATTACATTGAAGCGAAAGGCGATGCCGAGTTCTTCGAGGATCTGGGCAATTTGTGGGTCTCCAACCTGATAGTCTGATTTTTCGTCGAAGTAGATCTTGTCGATCGTGCCACCTGTGGTGACAATCAAGAGTTCTTCCATATGTTGTGGTTCTGTGAGCCGGCGTGTCCCGGTGATGTGTCAAAGAGGCGTTAATGATAAGCATTGTTTGTCTCTATTGTTGTTGCCTCAGTCGCTGTGCGAGATCAGCAACGCGTCGACCGAGTGCGCGTGCCAGTTGTGCTTCTTCGTTGGTTGGCTGTGGGTCGTTTGCGGCGTTTGCGACGTGGCTGGCACCGTAAGGTGTGCCGCCGCTGCGCGTGTGGTTGAGTGCTGGTTCGGTGAATGGGAGACCGACAATCAGGCAGCCGTGGTGCAGCAGTGGTAGGTGCATTGACAATAGTGTGGCTTCTTGACCGCCATGCATGGATGCTGTGGAGGTGAACACACCTGCCGGCTTACCGACCAGTGTGCCGTTGGCCCAGTCAGTGCCCAGCGAGTCAAGGAAATACTTTACGGGTGCTGCCATGTTGCCAAAGCGGGTTGGGCTGCCGAGCAATAGACCGGCGCACTCGGCTAAGTCTGTGGGTATGACATAGGGGGCTCCATGTTCCGGTACTGTTGGCACAAGTCCCTGGGTGACTGTAGTGACTGGTGGTACTGTACGCAGTCGC
This region of Xylella taiwanensis genomic DNA includes:
- a CDS encoding DUF488 family protein; the protein is MSLLSEHGIETVVDICQMPLSRKLGFSKKALANVLNLSGIEYVHIVELGCPRSLRDDYRADGDWKRYTTSFLRYLKTQKDAIVDLVNLVQSSTCALLCYAADFNFCHRSMVADAVRKQCGVAVEHIPVKATTFAGLQLAFS
- a CDS encoding asparaginase domain-containing protein, which encodes MEELLIVTTGGTIDKIYFDEKSDYQVGDPQIAQILEELGIAFRFNVIPIMRKDSLHMVEADRELIHSTIAKQACQHVLITHGTDSMVETGKRLQSIPNKTIVITGALNPARFHGSDAQFNIGCAIGALQSLSSGVYIAMNGRIWHPDKVRKNVVKNCFETL
- the wrbA gene encoding NAD(P)H:quinone oxidoreductase; translation: MTDILVLYYSHGGSVARLARQIARGIGEVPGMAARLRTVPPVTTVTQGLVPTVPEHGAPYVIPTDLAECAGLLLGSPTRFGNMAAPVKYFLDSLGTDWANGTLVGKPAGVFTSTASMHGGQEATLLSMHLPLLHHGCLIVGLPFTEPALNHTRSGGTPYGASHVANAANDPQPTNEEAQLARALGRRVADLAQRLRQQQ